The following are encoded in a window of Vigna unguiculata cultivar IT97K-499-35 chromosome 8, ASM411807v1, whole genome shotgun sequence genomic DNA:
- the LOC114195521 gene encoding uncharacterized protein LOC114195521 → MEIQQDPLPHPPSLPPPPPSQLSFAYSQLKEMDNSKHTQTTMNTKAPTCVDVDAHGHVFANQNLGQHGQQHIRKQVRRRLTNRPPEERLMNMADARKEIVNALKYHRATMKVASEHQQQLSFEHPFYSRFSPNGRFKARRRPKMYLPPSTKISHYLNDLSFSSSFPPLPPPLLLHSPPLSLLHAPPPPPPPLLLPKFYPHTITSPFGLPLPKPEPSNFTLPSQTLGFNLNLHSFNSSEPTPLLNNNTFDPSLLLDNNILDLSLFLDNNSLDPTLLLDNNILEATPVFNNNILESTPMLNNNILDVIPVPNNNILDVTHVLSNINILDGTPVLNNNNTSEPTFMLGNNGSSLCSYSTPILTFPPFLTDQEVPSIGISQSQREAVSTTMNSIESNIANQASGSMHTTMDEEGMEEIRALGQQHQMEWDDTKSPVTSVWWHDCLQQMENNADEVNNGDDSFQWIFDDELEFPVWEN, encoded by the coding sequence ATGGAAATTCAACAGGATCCTCTTCCTCATCCTCCTTCACTTCCTCCACCTCCTCCTTCTCAACTCTCTTTTGCTTATAGCCAATTGAAAGAAATGGACAACTCAAAACACACACAAACCACCATGAACACCAAAGCTCCAACTTGTGTTGATGTTGATGCTCATGGCCATGTCTTTGCAAATCAAAATTTAGGACAACATGGACAACAACATATAAGGAAACAAGTTAGAAGAAGGCTTACTAATAGGCCTCCTGAAGAAAGGCTAATGAATATGGCAGACGCAAGGAAGGAGATTGTCAATGCCTTGAAATACCACAGGGCTACCATGAAAGTGGCTAGTGAGCATCAACAACAACTGTCCTTTGAGCATCCCTTTTATTCAAGGTTTAGCCCAAATGGAAGATTCAAGGCTAGGAGAAGGCCTAAGATGTATCTACCACCTTCAACCAAAATTTCACATTACTTAAATGATCtttccttctcctcctccttcCCACCccttcctcctcctcttcttcttcattcacCTCCTCTTTCTCTTTTGCATGCTcctcctccacctccacctccacTTCTACTTCCAAAATTTTACCCCCACACCATTACTTCCCCTTTTGGTCTTCCACTCCCTAAGCCAGAACCTTCCAATTTCACACTTCCAAGTCAAACATTGGGATTCAATCTCAATCTACATAGTTTCAATAGTTCAGAACCGACCCCTTTGCTTAATAACAACACTTTTGATCCTTCCCTTTTGCTTGATAACAACATTTTAGATCTTAGCCTTTTTCTTGATAATAACTCTTTAGATCCTACCCTTTTGCTTGACAACAACATTTTAGAAGCTACACCTGTgtttaataacaacattttaGAGTCTACCCCTATGCTTAATAACAACATTTTAGATGTTATCCCTGTGCCTAATAACAACATTTTAGATGTTACCCATGTGCTTAGTAATATCAACATTTTAGATGGTACCCCCGTGcttaacaacaacaacacttcAGAGCCTACCTTTATGCTTGGCAACAATGGATCATCACTGTGCTCTTACTCAACTCCAATATTAACTTTTCCTCCATTTCTAACTGATCAAGAAGTTCCTTCGATTGGAATATCTCAGTCACAAAGAGAAGCGGTTTCCACAACGATGAATAGCATTGAATCCAATATTGCAAACCAAGCTAGTGGAAGCATGCATACAACAATGGATGAAGAGGGCATGGAAGAGATAAGAGCATTGGGACAACAACATCAAATGGAATGGGATGACACCAAGAGTCCAGTTACTTCAGTCTGGTGGCATGATTGCTTACAACAAATGGAAAATAATGCCGATGAAGTCAACAATGGAGATGATTCATTTCAATGGATCTTTGATGATGAACTTGAATTTCCTGTCTGGGAAAATTAA